A window from Corynebacterium urogenitale encodes these proteins:
- a CDS encoding M13 family metallopeptidase, producing the protein MTDNHTETNIPDNISEAPSDQVSVAQDLYRHVNGRWLSSHEIPADRAVDGTFHQLRDRAEKDVRAIIETAAQEEPEGRIGALYSAFMDESGIEKAGLSVLDADLTPVRQAENFEEFATALGQLDVTGVGGAVGYWVEKDSGGDVERAYLVQTGLGLPDEAYYREEQHAETRAAYRQFVEEMLELVGEQVRPGRYAEASTAEAAEAIVAFETRLAEGHWDVVSSRDADKTYNPTAVGDLPEGFPFRQWLEATHIDTESEGGKTIVVCQPSYLEHVAAMASGDNAEDLDTWKLWAYWNVITSRAGLLPKRINERNFDFYGRTLSGSTEQRARWKRGVGLVEGQIGEEVGKKFVAEHFPPSYKDTMLKLVDYLIEAYRERIEKLEWMTPATREKALVKLGKFNAKIGYPDKWRSFEGLEFGASGADLVANVRAASEFNHDYQVTKLGKPSDPETWFCSPQTVNAFYNPVTNDITFPAAILRPPFFDPEADMAGNFGAIGAVIGHEIGHGFDDQGSKYDGDGNLNSWWTDEDRAAFTQLTDKLVAQYQDLVPTGLKQRGVEEHKVNGSFTLGENIGDLGGLGIAVVALRRYLADQGQDFDTAPKLPVEGLEDAEGNPDSTEYTALQRVFLRWARIWQTAIRPQMAIQYVSIDPHSPAEFRCNVVSSNIAEFYEAFDITPEDAMWLDEQDRVTIW; encoded by the coding sequence ATGACTGATAATCACACCGAAACGAACATCCCCGATAACATTTCCGAGGCCCCATCCGACCAGGTCAGCGTGGCACAGGACTTATACCGCCACGTCAACGGGCGCTGGCTTAGTAGTCACGAAATCCCCGCCGACCGCGCCGTGGATGGAACGTTCCACCAGCTGCGCGACCGCGCGGAAAAGGACGTCCGCGCGATTATCGAGACCGCCGCTCAAGAGGAACCCGAGGGACGCATCGGTGCGCTGTACTCGGCGTTTATGGATGAGTCCGGCATTGAGAAAGCCGGCCTTTCTGTGCTCGACGCCGACCTGACCCCTGTGCGGCAAGCGGAGAATTTCGAAGAATTCGCTACAGCACTGGGCCAGCTGGACGTCACTGGTGTCGGTGGCGCTGTGGGTTATTGGGTGGAAAAGGATTCCGGAGGCGACGTGGAACGCGCCTACCTGGTACAAACCGGCTTGGGGTTGCCAGATGAGGCCTACTACCGCGAGGAGCAGCATGCGGAAACTCGCGCCGCATATCGACAATTCGTGGAAGAGATGCTGGAGCTCGTGGGCGAACAAGTACGCCCAGGACGATACGCGGAAGCTAGCACGGCGGAGGCCGCGGAGGCGATCGTCGCTTTTGAAACACGCCTTGCCGAGGGCCACTGGGACGTTGTGAGCAGCCGCGATGCTGATAAGACCTACAACCCCACCGCTGTGGGAGACCTACCGGAAGGCTTCCCGTTCAGGCAGTGGTTGGAGGCCACGCACATCGACACTGAATCGGAGGGCGGAAAGACCATCGTGGTATGCCAGCCGAGCTACCTTGAGCACGTCGCGGCCATGGCCAGCGGCGACAATGCTGAGGATCTCGACACATGGAAGCTGTGGGCATACTGGAACGTCATCACCTCCCGCGCTGGTCTGCTGCCGAAACGCATCAACGAGCGCAACTTCGACTTCTACGGGCGCACACTCTCCGGTTCCACGGAGCAGCGTGCACGATGGAAGCGCGGCGTGGGCCTCGTCGAGGGGCAGATCGGCGAGGAAGTGGGCAAGAAGTTTGTGGCAGAGCACTTCCCGCCAAGCTACAAGGACACCATGCTGAAGCTCGTGGACTACCTCATTGAGGCTTACCGTGAGCGCATCGAGAAGCTCGAGTGGATGACTCCCGCCACGCGCGAAAAGGCGCTGGTGAAACTCGGGAAATTCAACGCGAAGATCGGCTACCCGGATAAGTGGCGCAGCTTTGAGGGACTGGAATTTGGCGCAAGTGGCGCTGACTTGGTAGCTAACGTGCGGGCCGCCAGTGAGTTCAACCACGACTACCAGGTGACCAAGCTGGGTAAACCCTCCGACCCAGAGACGTGGTTCTGCAGCCCGCAGACTGTCAATGCCTTCTACAACCCCGTAACCAATGACATCACGTTCCCGGCAGCGATCCTGCGCCCGCCGTTCTTCGATCCGGAGGCGGATATGGCGGGCAACTTCGGCGCGATCGGCGCGGTGATCGGACACGAGATCGGTCACGGCTTCGACGACCAGGGCTCCAAGTACGACGGTGATGGCAACCTCAACAGCTGGTGGACCGATGAAGACCGTGCGGCGTTTACTCAGCTGACGGACAAGCTCGTAGCGCAGTACCAGGACCTCGTACCAACTGGACTGAAGCAGCGCGGTGTGGAGGAGCACAAGGTCAATGGCTCCTTCACCCTCGGCGAGAATATCGGCGACCTGGGTGGCCTAGGCATCGCGGTGGTGGCGTTGCGCCGCTACTTGGCGGATCAAGGCCAGGACTTCGATACCGCGCCAAAGCTGCCGGTAGAAGGGCTGGAGGATGCCGAAGGGAATCCGGATTCTACCGAATACACCGCCCTGCAGCGTGTCTTCCTGCGCTGGGCTCGCATCTGGCAGACGGCGATCCGTCCACAGATGGCGATTCAGTACGTATCCATTGACCCGCACTCCCCCGCCGAATTCCGCTGCAACGTGGTGAGCTCCAATATCGCAGAGTTCTACGAGGCCTTCGACATCACCCCGGAGGACGCAATGTGGCTGGACGAGCAGGACCGCGTGACGATCTGGTAG
- a CDS encoding VOC family protein, whose product MPALVAEPGMPIWLDLATTDIKTAQEFYGPLFDWEFEAPQDSPEGEDSAGSYIIAKRSGMPVAGFGQIPSKGNTSVWGLMLYAPDLATVHKNAVDAGATSALDPRDLGARGTMSVLVDPAGATIGLKSPADEQAFFAAGEPGTPVWHELMIGKNFAETTKFYHELCGWDIKEASNTEDFHYATAEWEGNPLAGLWDTAKLPESPSMWTLYMGVRNVDQALELVEAHGGTVVRPAFDSEFGRMATIQDPTGAVLNITEVEEYTPEMDEVHEPDLFAPDDYQPY is encoded by the coding sequence ATGCCCGCTCTCGTCGCTGAACCGGGAATGCCCATCTGGCTAGATCTGGCAACCACAGACATTAAGACAGCTCAGGAATTTTATGGTCCGCTGTTCGACTGGGAGTTCGAAGCTCCCCAGGATTCCCCCGAGGGCGAAGATTCCGCAGGAAGTTACATCATTGCAAAGCGTTCTGGCATGCCAGTCGCGGGCTTCGGGCAGATTCCATCGAAGGGCAACACCTCTGTGTGGGGGCTGATGCTCTATGCCCCAGATCTGGCGACCGTGCACAAAAACGCTGTGGACGCCGGTGCCACGTCAGCCTTGGATCCCCGAGATCTCGGTGCGCGCGGTACGATGTCCGTGCTCGTCGACCCGGCAGGCGCCACGATCGGTCTGAAATCACCTGCCGACGAACAGGCATTCTTCGCCGCAGGTGAGCCGGGCACTCCAGTGTGGCACGAGCTCATGATCGGCAAGAACTTCGCGGAAACCACGAAGTTCTACCACGAACTATGCGGCTGGGACATCAAGGAAGCATCCAACACTGAGGATTTCCACTACGCCACCGCCGAGTGGGAGGGCAACCCTCTAGCCGGCCTGTGGGATACCGCGAAACTGCCGGAATCGCCAAGCATGTGGACGCTCTACATGGGTGTGCGCAATGTTGATCAGGCACTGGAACTGGTCGAAGCACATGGCGGTACCGTCGTTCGCCCAGCCTTCGATAGCGAGTTCGGCCGCATGGCCACCATCCAGGATCCCACCGGTGCAGTGCTCAACATCACTGAGGTAGAGGAATACACCCCGGAGATGGACGAGGTGCACGAGCCGGACCTCTTCGCCCCAGACGACTACCAGCCATACTGA